The DNA sequence TGAACAGGTTGAGCGCCACCGACACGAGCAGGCCGGAGACGCGCGCCGCGGCGGCCGTCCAGAAGCTGTCCGAGGCCAGTCCCAGGAGGCTCAGGACGAACGTGAGCGTCTGCGTGCTCGCGATCGTCAGCAGCGCGGAGGCCACGAAGACGATGCCGAACGCGAGCGCGAGTCCCAGATCGCGCACCTTCTGGAGCACGTAGTTGGTCGTGTCCCGGCTCAGGCCGAAGACGGCGCGCACCGCCTGGCGGGTGTAGTAGAGCCATCCGATGGCGGTCCAGAGGAGGCTGACGGCGGCCACGACCCCCGCCAGGCCGAACGAACTCGCGTCCTCCAGCTGCGCGACGTCGATGACGCCTTTCGTGGTCGACGTCGAGATGAGCCCCGGCACAGCGCGGTTGATGAGCGTCACCAGCGCCTCGAAGATCTCCGGGTTGCTGGAGAGCCAGATGCTCGCGACGGAGAACCCGAGCCAGACGGCCGCGAAGATCGCGAACAGGGACTGGAAGCCCATGCCGGCGGCCCTCAGGTTGCCGTCGGAGTACGAGTAGTTGATGTAGACGCGGTACGGGCGCACGGACTGCACCCACCGCGCCCAGCGCGACACGCGCGCGACGGGACGCTCGAGCCGCTCCTTCAGCGGCTCCGTCGCCTCCACGATCCGCCGCTTCACGGTCTCGCCGGATTCGACCGTCCCCTGGGCGCGCTGAAGCGCGGGATCCGGCTGGAGAGGCGCCCGGCGCGACTTCTTGGCCACGTCGTCAGGATAGCGACCGCGCACGTCCGCGCCTCTAGGCGGAAAGGCCCGCTCCCGGGGGAGCGGGCCTTTCACGGCGTCGGGGTGGGATCAGGGCTTGCCGCGCATGATCGCCTGCTTGACCTCCGCGATGGCCTGCGTGACCTGGATGCCGCGAGGGCACGCGTCGGTGCAGTTGAAGGTCGTGCGGCAGCGCCACACGCCCTCCTTGTCGTTCAGGATGTCGAGACGGACCTGCGCGTTGTCGTCGCGCGAGTCGAAGATGAACCGGTGCGCGTTGACGATGGCGGCCGGGCCGAAGTACTGGCCATCGGTCCAGAACACGGGGCACGACGAGGTGCACGCGGCGCACAGGATGCACTTCGTGGTGTCGTCGAACCGGGCACGGTCGGCGACGGACTGGATGCGCTCCTTGCCCTTCTCGGGGGTGGAGTTCGCGACGAGGAACGGCTGCACCTCGCGGTAGCTCGCGAAGAACGGCTCCATGTCGACGATGAGGTCCTTCTCGAGCGGCAGGCCCTTGATCGCCTCGACGTAGATCGGCTTCGAGATGTCGAGGTCCTTGATCAGCGTCTTGCAGGCGAGCCGGTTGCGGCCGTTGATGCGCATTGCGTCCGAGCCGCAGATGCCGTGGGCGCACGAGCGGCGGAACGTCAGCGAGCCGTCCTGCTCCCACTTGATCTTGTGGAGGGCGTCGAGGATGCGGTCCGTCGGGTACAGCTCGACGTCGAAGTCCTGCCAGCGCGGCTCGGTGTCGACGTCCGGGTCGAAGCGGCGGATGATCAGGGTGACGGTGAAGGACTCGATCGGGGCCTCGGGGGCCGGGGGAGTCTCGAGCACGGCGGTCGACATCAGTACTTCCTCTCCATCGGCTGGTAGCGGGTGATGACGACGGGCTTCCAGTCGAGCGTGATGTGGTCTGCCGCGTCGGCCGAGTGCGGGTCGCCCGTCAGGTAGGCCATCGTGTGCTTCATGTAGTTCTCGTCATCGCGCTTCGGGAAGTCGTCGCGCATGTGGCCGCCGCGCGACTCCTTGCGGTTCCGGGCGGAGTAGACGACGACCTCGGCGAGGTCGAGCAGGAAGCCGAGCTCCACGGCCTCGAGCAGGTCGGTGTTGTACCGCTTGCCCTTGTCCTGCACGACGACGTTCTTGTAGCGCTCGCGCAGGCGGTGGATCGTGCCCGTCACCTTCTCGAGCGACTCGTCGGTCCGGAACACCTGGGCGTTCCGGTCCATCTCGTCCTGCAGCTCCTTGCGGATCGCCGCGATGCGCTCGGTGCCGGTGGAGGCGCGGAGCCCCTCGATCATGTCGCGCACGTTCTTCGCGGGGTCGGCCGGCAGCGGCACGGCGGTCGCCGTCTTCACGTACTCGACCGCGTTGTTGCCCGCGCGCTTGCCGAACACGTTGATGTCGAGCAGGGAGTTGGTGCCGAGGCGGTTCGAGCCGTGCACCGAGACGCACGCGCACTCGCCGGCGGCGTACAGCCCCGGCACGACCGTGTCGTTGTCGCGGAGCACCTGGGCCGACGTGTTGGTCGGGATGCCGCCCATCGCGTAGTGCGCGGTCGGCATGACGGGCACCGGCTCGACGACCGGGTCGACGCCCAGGTAGGTGCGGGCGAACTCGGTGATGTCGGGGAGCTTGGTCTCGAGGACCTCCGCCCCGAGGTGGGTGCAGTCGAGGAGGACGTAGTCCTTGTTGGGGCCGGCGCCGCGCCCCTCCGCGACCTCCTGGACCATGCAGCGCGCGACGATGTCGCGGGGGGCCAGGTCTTTGATGGTCGGTGCGTAGCGCTCCATGAACCGCTCGCCGGAGGCGTTGCGGAGGATGGCGCCCTCGCCGCGGGCGCCCTCGGTGAGGAGGATGCCGAGGCCGGCGAGGCCGGTCGGGTGGAACTGGAAGAACTCCATGTCCTCCAGCGGGAGGCCCTTGCGCCAGATGATGCCGACGCCGTCGCCCGTGAGGGTGTGGGCGTTGGAGGTGGTCTTGTAGATCTTGCCGAAGCCGCCGGTCGCGAAGATGATCGCCTTCGAGTGGAAGACGTGCAGCTCGCCCGTCGCCAGTTCGTACGCGACGACGCCGGCCGGCTGGGGCACCCCGTCGACGTCGTTCATGATGACGTCGAGCACGTAGAACTCGTTGAAGAAGTTGATGCCGAGCTTGACGCAGTTCTGGAACAGCGTCTGCAGGATCATGTGCCCGGTGCGGTCGGCGGCGTAGCAGGCGCGGCGGACCGGCGCCTTGCCGTGATCGCGGGTGTGGCCGCCGAAGCGCCGCTGGTCGATCTTGCCCTCGGGGGTGCGGTTGAACGGCAGTCCCATGTTCTCGAGGTCGATGACCGCGTCGATGGCCTCCTTGGCGAGGATCTCGGCCGCGTCCTGGTCGACGAGGTAGTCGCCTCCCTTGACGGTGTCGAACGTGTGCCACTCCCAGCTGTCCTCCTCGACGTTGGCGAGCGCGGCGGCCATGCCGCCCTGCGCCGCACCGGTGTGGGAACGGGTGGGGTAGAGCTTCGAGATGACCGCGGTGCGCGCATGCGGTCCGGCCTCGATGGCCGCGCGCATGCCGGCGCCGCCGGCGCCGACGATGACGATGTCGAACTCGTGGTAGTGGACGCCGTCGATGACGGTCGAGTCGGTGGTTTCCGTTGTCACAGCTGTTTGGTTTCCGTCACTCACTTGGCCGGGCAGAAGGAGGGCAGGTCGGCCGCGTGGGCTCCCGCCGGGCAGGGGTCGAAGGTGAAGATCACGAGCGTCCCGAGGACGACGAGCACCACGACGGCCGCCAGGATGGCCCACTTGAGGACGCGGTTGACGAGCACGCTGTGCGCGTAGTCGTTGACCAGGGTGCGCATGCCGTTGCCGCCGTGGATGAGCGCCAGCCAGAGCATGAGGAGGTCCCAGACCTGCCAGAACGGGGTGGCGTACTTGCCCGCGACGAACGCGAAGTCGATCTGCTTCACGCCCTGACCGAGCACCAGGTTGATCAGGAGGTGGCCGAAGATCAGGATCACCAGCACGAGCCCGGAGGCGCGCATGTAGATCCAGCCCCACTTCTCCCAGTTCACGCCGCGCTTAGGAGCCGGCCGTGCCGGGGTGCGGGGGGCGTCGATGGTGGTCACGTCAGTTCACCTCCGCGAAGATGTGCACGAGCTGCACCGGGACGAAACCGGCCATGAGGATGACCCACAGCGCGATGACGATCCAGAACATGGCCTTCTGGTACTTGACGCCCTTGCTCCAGAAGTCGATCGCGATGATCCGGAGGCCGTTGAGGGCGTGGAACACGATCGCGGCGACCAGGGCGATCTCACCGAGGCCCATGATCGGGTTCTTGTAGGTGCCGATCACCGCGTTGTACGCCTCGGGGCTGATGCGCACCAGCGAGGTGTCGAGGATGTGGACCAGCAGGAAGAAGAAGATGGCCACGCCGGTGATGCGGTGGAGGACCCACGACCACATCCCCTCACGGCCGCGGTACAGAGTGCCGCCCGGCCGGGTCTTCGTCGGCTGCAGGGTCCCTGCCGCTTGTTCTGACACGGACAACCCTCCCTGGTTGCTTGTCGCTCGTTCGGGGCGCGGATCGCGCGTGGTCAGTCTATGCCGCGGGGCGCCGGGACGCCTCTTAGGCTCGCCTTGGTTATCTCGACATCGAGATAACTCGGGGTCGACCGCGGGCGCAGGCGGGCGTACCGTCCGGGCCATGACACAGGACGAGCCGATCATGGACGGCGGGGGAGCGGCGGACCACGATGCACGCGTGGCGGGCATCGTCGAGCAGGTGAAGGCGGACCTGCGGCTGCGGCCCGCCGAGGACAGCGAGCGCACGCTGCGGGACCGCCTCGGCGACGCCGGCATCGTCCTCTCGGACGACGAGCTGACGCGGCTCAACCAGGAGATCCAGGGCGGCGACGGCCCCGCGGCCGCGCCTCCCGCCTGGGACGCCCGCTAGGCCCCGGGTCTACAGCACGTCGGTCGAGCCGGTCAGCTTCAGCGCGTCGACCACCGACTTCACCCGCTGCGCGTTTTCGCTCGTGGTGACGAGGAGGGCGTCAGGCGTGTCGACCACGACGATGTCCTTGACTCCGATGAGGCTGATGACGCGCCCGGTCTGGGTCACGACGATGCCGCTCGACGCGTCGGAGAGCACCCGGGCGTTCGCGCCGAGGATGGCGAGGTCGGACTTGCGCCCGCTCGAGTTGAGCTTGGCGAGCGACGCGAAGTCGCCGACGTCGTCCCAGTCGAAGTAGCCGGGCACGACCGCCAGGCGGCCGGCGGCCGCGGCCGGCTCGGCGACCGAGTAGTCGATGGCGATCCGCTCCAGGCGGGGCCAGATGCGGTCGACCGCGGGGCCGCGGCGGGCCGGGTCGTCCCACGCCTCCGCGAGCTCGGTCAGTCCCTCCAGCAGAGCCGGTTTGCTGCGGCCGATCTCCTCCAGGAGGAGATCGGCCCGCGTGATGAACATGCCCGCGTTCCAGAGGTAGTCGCCGCCTGCCAGGTAGCGCTCGGCGGTCGCGAGGTCGGGCTTCTCGACGAACGAGTCGACGAGCCGGGCCGAGGGCGCCCCCTCGATGCCGGCGTTCCCCTCCTTGTAGTGGATGTAGCCGAAGCCGATGGCGGGCTCGGTCGGCTGGATCCCGATGGTGGTGATGTAGCCGGCGTCGGCGGCGAGGATGGCCTCGCGGACCGCCTGGTGGAACCGCACCCGGTCCCGGATCACGTGGTCTGCGGCGAAGGACCCCATGATGACGCCCGGTTCCCGCCGCTCCAGGATGGCGGCCGCCAGGCCGATCGCCGCCGTCGAGTCCCGCGGCTCGCTCTCGAGCACGACGTTCTCGTCGGTGAGGTCGGGGAGCTGGTCCTCGACGGCCGCGCGATGCGCCCGGCCGGTCACCACCATCACGCGCTGCGGGGACGACAGCGGGACGAGCCGGTCCCAGGTGTCGCGGAGCAGCGTCTGGCCCGAGCCCGTGAGGTCGTGGAGGAACTTGGGCGCGTCGGCGCGCGACAGCGGCCACAGCCGGGACCCGACGCCTCCCGCCGGGATCACGCTGTAGAACCGGTCGAACACGGAGGAGCTCGGCGTCATGCGGCCAGGATACGGTGTCCCGCTGCGAACGGCCTCCCGCCGGGCAGCGGGCGGTCACCCTCCGTTCACGGCCGCGACACCGCCGCCTCCTAGCGTGGGGCCATGCGGGTAGCGGTCGTCAGCGAGAGCTTCCTTCCGACGGTCAACGGGGTGACGACGAGCGTGCTCCGGGTGCTCGACCACCTCGCCGAGGCGGGGCACGAGGCCATCGTGATCTGCCCGGAGGCGGGTGCGCCCGCCGAGTACCGCGGGTTCCGCATCCATCAGGTGCCGTCGTTCGCCTACCGGCAGTTCCCGGTCGGGCTCCCGAGCCCGCAGGTGCAGCGGATCCTCGCGCGGTTCGGGCCGGACGTGCTGCACGCCGCCTCCCCGTTCTTCCTGGGAGCCCAGGCGATCGCGGCGTCGAATCGCCTCGGCGTCCCGTCGGTCGCCATCTACCAGACGGATGTCGCGGGATTCGCGCGGCGCAACGGCCTCGGCATGACCGCCGGCGTCGCCTGGAAGTACGTCCGCTGGGTGCACGAGGGGGCCGACCTCACGCTCGCGCCGTCTGCGTCGAGCGAGTACGACCTCCGGCTCGCCGGCGTGAGTCGCATCGCGCGATGGGGGAGGGGCGTCGACCTCGTCCGCTACCACCCGAACAAGAGGCGCACGCCGGCGACCGCAGCGCTCCGCGAGCGGCTCTCGCCGGACGGGGAGGTGGTCGTCGGCTATGTCGGGCGCATCGCCCCGGAGAAGCAGGTCGAGCGGCTCCGCACGCTGCGGGGTCTCCCCGGCGTGGCACTCGCGATCGTGGGCGACGGTCCGGCACGCCCCGAGGTCGAGGCAGGGCTGCAGGGCATGCCCGTCACCTGGCTCGGGCGCCTCTCCGGCGACGACCTCGCGACGGCGTACGCCGCGTTCGACCTGTTCGTGCACACCGGCTCGGAGGAGACCTTCGGGCAGACGGTGCAGGAGGCGCACGCGGCCGGACTCCCCGTGGTCGCCCCGCGAGCGGGCGGCCCGATCGATCTCGTCGAGCACGGCGTGGACGGGCTGCTCTTCCCTCCCTCCGACGACCGGTCGCTGCGTGCCGCGGTCGCGATGCTCGCCCGCGACGCACCACTGCGCCTGCGCATGGGCGAGGCCGGGCGCCGTGCGGTCCTCGGCCGGAGCTGGGACGTGGTCTGCGCCGAGCTCATCGGGCACTACGAGCGCGTCATCCTGGACGCGTGCGTGGATCCGCGGGAGGGTGCGGAGGGCGCCAAGCGCACGGGCAGGGTGCGCGCGTACAGTTAGGTGGCCCGGGTCACGGGCCGTCCGACTGTCCTGGAGATCCGTGGAGGTGACCGATGGCCAACCTGAATCGTCGCGGCATCCCGATGCCCTTCGTCTCGCGAGCCCGCCGGGTCGAGCCTCCCTCGCCGCGCCAGGCGCCCGCGAAGGCCGATCGGCCCGCAGGACAGCGGAAGAGCATGGTCGACAGCGCGATCTACGCAGGGGGCGTGCGCGTCGCCTCCCCGACGACGCTCGCCGAGACCTACCGCGCGCTCGACGCGACCCCGGGCGGGATGGCGTGGATCGGCCTGTACCGGCCGAGCGAGCAGGAGCTCATGTCGCTCGCCGACGAGTTCTCGCTGCACCCGCTCTCGATCGAGGACGCGATCGTCGCGCATCAGCGCCCGAAGCTGGAGCGGTACGACACCGTGCTGTTCGTCGTGCTCAAGGCGGCCAACTACCTCGACGCCCCCGAGGAGGTCGACTTCGGCGAGCTGCACCTCTTCGTCGGCCCGAACTTCGTGATCACGGTGCGGCACAGCGAGTCGCCCGACCTCTCGACCGTCAGGCAGCGCATGGAGGCGGAGCCCGAGCTGCTGGCGCTCGGCCCGCAGGCCGTGCTGTACGCCATCATCGACGCCGTCGTCGACGCCTACGGGCCGGTCGTGGCCGGTCTCGCGAACGACATCGACGAGATCGAGACCCAGGTGTTCGGAGGCGACGCCCTCGTCTCCCGGCGCATCTACGAGCTCTCGCGCGAGGTGATCGACTTCCAGCGGGCGACCCATCCGCTGTCGTCGGTCATGGTCGCGCTCGAGCGCGGGTCGGCGAAGTACGGGGTCACCCAGGAGCTCGAGCGGCGCCTCCGGGACGTCGCGGACCACCTCACGCAGGTGAACGAGCGCGTCGACGGGTTCCGCTATCTCCTGCGCGACATCCTGACCGTGAACTCGACCCTGGTGTCCGAGCGGCAGAACGAGGAGATGACGAGGCTCGCGCACTCGACCCACGACCAGGGCGAGCAGGTCAAGAAGATCTCGTCGTGGGCGGCCATCCTCTTCGCGCCCTCGCTGATCGCGGGCGTCTACGGGATGAACTTCGTCAACATGCCGGAGCTGCACTGGTCGTTCGGGTACCCGCTCGCGCTGATCGCCATGGTCGGTCTCAGCTCCCTCCTCTATGTCGTCTTCAAACGACGCGGCTGGATGTAGCCCCACCCGGACGGGGGACGCGCCGTCGGTGCCCGCTCAAATGAGCAGGTGCCGACGGCGCGCGCGTTTGTAACGCTTGCATGAAGAAGCCGGATTTGCGGACGGCGCCGTTCGTCACATTCGGTAACGTGAAAACGAACTGACCCCGTTCACCCGCGGCGGTCACGCATCTTGGAGGATCACCTTGAGAATCACAGCCCGTAAGGCCGGCCTGGCCGGCCTGGCGGCGATCGGCATCATGTCGCTGCTCGCCGCCTGCTCGGCTGCTCCGTCGGACACCTCGTCCACGGGAGCGGCGAAGAGCAACTTCCTGCCCTGCATGGTCTCCGACTCCGGCGGATTCGACGACCACTCGTTCAACCAGCTCGGCTACGAGGGCCTCCAGCAGGCCGCCGCTTCGCTCAACGTGAAGTACAACAAGGCCGAGTCGAAGAGCGAGAACGACTTCGCCCCGAACATCCAGAGCATGGTCGACGCCAACTGCAACCTGGTCGTGACCGTCGGCTTCCTGCTCGCCGACGCCACGAAGAAGGCCGCGGCGGCGAACCCCGACATCGACTTCGCCATCATCGACGACAACTCGATCCAGGCCAAGAACGTCAAGCCGATCATCTTCGACACCGCACAGGCCGCCTTCCTCGCCGGCTACGCGGCGGCGAGCTACTCGAAGACCGGCATCGTCGGCACCTTCGGCGGCATGCAGATCCCGACCGTGACGATCTTCATGGACGGCTTCGCCGACGGCGTGAAGTACTACAACCAGCAGAAGGGCAAGTCCGTCAAGGTCGTCGGCTGGGACGTCGACAAGCAGAACGGCTCCTTCACGGGCGGCTTCGACGCCAACGAGACCGCGAAGAACACGGCCCAGGGCATCATCGACCAGAACGCCGACGTCATCATGCCGGTCGGCGGTCCGATCTACCAGTCCGCGGCCCAGGCCATCAAGGACTCCGGCAAGCCGATCGCGATGAT is a window from the Leifsonia sp. AG29 genome containing:
- a CDS encoding succinate dehydrogenase hydrophobic membrane anchor subunit, whose protein sequence is MTTIDAPRTPARPAPKRGVNWEKWGWIYMRASGLVLVILIFGHLLINLVLGQGVKQIDFAFVAGKYATPFWQVWDLLMLWLALIHGGNGMRTLVNDYAHSVLVNRVLKWAILAAVVVLVVLGTLVIFTFDPCPAGAHAADLPSFCPAK
- a CDS encoding BMP family lipoprotein; its protein translation is MRITARKAGLAGLAAIGIMSLLAACSAAPSDTSSTGAAKSNFLPCMVSDSGGFDDHSFNQLGYEGLQQAAASLNVKYNKAESKSENDFAPNIQSMVDANCNLVVTVGFLLADATKKAAAANPDIDFAIIDDNSIQAKNVKPIIFDTAQAAFLAGYAAASYSKTGIVGTFGGMQIPTVTIFMDGFADGVKYYNQQKGKSVKVVGWDVDKQNGSFTGGFDANETAKNTAQGIIDQNADVIMPVGGPIYQSAAQAIKDSGKPIAMIGVDADVYQSDPSVKDLLLTSVMKGMKPATNDVVTQAAKGKFDSTPYVGTLKNDGVGIAPFHDYQSKVDSGLQGELDKIKAGIIDGSIKVTSPSSPKQ
- the sdhA gene encoding succinate dehydrogenase flavoprotein subunit, which produces MTTETTDSTVIDGVHYHEFDIVIVGAGGAGMRAAIEAGPHARTAVISKLYPTRSHTGAAQGGMAAALANVEEDSWEWHTFDTVKGGDYLVDQDAAEILAKEAIDAVIDLENMGLPFNRTPEGKIDQRRFGGHTRDHGKAPVRRACYAADRTGHMILQTLFQNCVKLGINFFNEFYVLDVIMNDVDGVPQPAGVVAYELATGELHVFHSKAIIFATGGFGKIYKTTSNAHTLTGDGVGIIWRKGLPLEDMEFFQFHPTGLAGLGILLTEGARGEGAILRNASGERFMERYAPTIKDLAPRDIVARCMVQEVAEGRGAGPNKDYVLLDCTHLGAEVLETKLPDITEFARTYLGVDPVVEPVPVMPTAHYAMGGIPTNTSAQVLRDNDTVVPGLYAAGECACVSVHGSNRLGTNSLLDINVFGKRAGNNAVEYVKTATAVPLPADPAKNVRDMIEGLRASTGTERIAAIRKELQDEMDRNAQVFRTDESLEKVTGTIHRLRERYKNVVVQDKGKRYNTDLLEAVELGFLLDLAEVVVYSARNRKESRGGHMRDDFPKRDDENYMKHTMAYLTGDPHSADAADHITLDWKPVVITRYQPMERKY
- a CDS encoding magnesium and cobalt transport protein CorA, which codes for MANLNRRGIPMPFVSRARRVEPPSPRQAPAKADRPAGQRKSMVDSAIYAGGVRVASPTTLAETYRALDATPGGMAWIGLYRPSEQELMSLADEFSLHPLSIEDAIVAHQRPKLERYDTVLFVVLKAANYLDAPEEVDFGELHLFVGPNFVITVRHSESPDLSTVRQRMEAEPELLALGPQAVLYAIIDAVVDAYGPVVAGLANDIDEIETQVFGGDALVSRRIYELSREVIDFQRATHPLSSVMVALERGSAKYGVTQELERRLRDVADHLTQVNERVDGFRYLLRDILTVNSTLVSERQNEEMTRLAHSTHDQGEQVKKISSWAAILFAPSLIAGVYGMNFVNMPELHWSFGYPLALIAMVGLSSLLYVVFKRRGWM
- a CDS encoding succinate dehydrogenase iron-sulfur subunit, producing MSTAVLETPPAPEAPIESFTVTLIIRRFDPDVDTEPRWQDFDVELYPTDRILDALHKIKWEQDGSLTFRRSCAHGICGSDAMRINGRNRLACKTLIKDLDISKPIYVEAIKGLPLEKDLIVDMEPFFASYREVQPFLVANSTPEKGKERIQSVADRARFDDTTKCILCAACTSSCPVFWTDGQYFGPAAIVNAHRFIFDSRDDNAQVRLDILNDKEGVWRCRTTFNCTDACPRGIQVTQAIAEVKQAIMRGKP
- the sdhC gene encoding succinate dehydrogenase, cytochrome b556 subunit, which translates into the protein MSEQAAGTLQPTKTRPGGTLYRGREGMWSWVLHRITGVAIFFFLLVHILDTSLVRISPEAYNAVIGTYKNPIMGLGEIALVAAIVFHALNGLRIIAIDFWSKGVKYQKAMFWIVIALWVILMAGFVPVQLVHIFAEVN
- a CDS encoding glycosyltransferase family 4 protein, which produces MRVAVVSESFLPTVNGVTTSVLRVLDHLAEAGHEAIVICPEAGAPAEYRGFRIHQVPSFAYRQFPVGLPSPQVQRILARFGPDVLHAASPFFLGAQAIAASNRLGVPSVAIYQTDVAGFARRNGLGMTAGVAWKYVRWVHEGADLTLAPSASSEYDLRLAGVSRIARWGRGVDLVRYHPNKRRTPATAALRERLSPDGEVVVGYVGRIAPEKQVERLRTLRGLPGVALAIVGDGPARPEVEAGLQGMPVTWLGRLSGDDLATAYAAFDLFVHTGSEETFGQTVQEAHAAGLPVVAPRAGGPIDLVEHGVDGLLFPPSDDRSLRAAVAMLARDAPLRLRMGEAGRRAVLGRSWDVVCAELIGHYERVILDACVDPREGAEGAKRTGRVRAYS
- a CDS encoding mannose-1-phosphate guanylyltransferase, which codes for MTPSSSVFDRFYSVIPAGGVGSRLWPLSRADAPKFLHDLTGSGQTLLRDTWDRLVPLSSPQRVMVVTGRAHRAAVEDQLPDLTDENVVLESEPRDSTAAIGLAAAILERREPGVIMGSFAADHVIRDRVRFHQAVREAILAADAGYITTIGIQPTEPAIGFGYIHYKEGNAGIEGAPSARLVDSFVEKPDLATAERYLAGGDYLWNAGMFITRADLLLEEIGRSKPALLEGLTELAEAWDDPARRGPAVDRIWPRLERIAIDYSVAEPAAAAGRLAVVPGYFDWDDVGDFASLAKLNSSGRKSDLAILGANARVLSDASSGIVVTQTGRVISLIGVKDIVVVDTPDALLVTTSENAQRVKSVVDALKLTGSTDVL
- a CDS encoding YihY/virulence factor BrkB family protein codes for the protein MAKKSRRAPLQPDPALQRAQGTVESGETVKRRIVEATEPLKERLERPVARVSRWARWVQSVRPYRVYINYSYSDGNLRAAGMGFQSLFAIFAAVWLGFSVASIWLSSNPEIFEALVTLINRAVPGLISTSTTKGVIDVAQLEDASSFGLAGVVAAVSLLWTAIGWLYYTRQAVRAVFGLSRDTTNYVLQKVRDLGLALAFGIVFVASALLTIASTQTLTFVLSLLGLASDSFWTAAAARVSGLLVSVALNLFTLGAMFRVMARVAIPWRNLFFGSLLGALVLAGLSVLGGILLTGASKNPLLATFAVFVGLLLWFNLISRVVLLSASWIAVGMFDRGLSPRMVTPEQAAAEQAMAEHEARVLVAGAELAEARRELSESKLLGRLAAQRRVEKAEHRLNDLLDAEDRSSPAAPAPSDVGRPR